The DNA window tcttttttttttttgcggttcAATAACCGTTTGGCGGGTACCTGCCTCCCAGCTGCTCAGAAGAGGCCGCAGTCCTTGAGGTTCTCTTTGATGATGACATCCGTGACGGCGTCGAAGACGAACTTGACGTTCTGCGTGTCTGTGGCACAGGTCATGTGGCTGTAGATCTCCTTCACGTCCTTCCGCATGTTGAGATCCAGGAACTGGGTCTTGATGTAATTTCCCGCGTCTTCGAACGTGTTGGGACCTGCCGGGGACCccgggaagggggggaagaaataaaCGGCTGCCGGAGCTGAGCCGCTCCCCCTGGGAATTGATCCCCCTGGGAGACGACCGTCAGCCGCTGGGCGAGGGTTGGGGGATGCTGAAGGCTTGGTTTTGAGGGCTAAATCTgaaatcttcctcttcctcctcctcctcctccagaggaggagggctgggtggCAACTGCGCCCGGCAAAGCcatttttgtccaaaaaaaaaaaaccaaacccccccaaaaaagccattTGATCCCATTTCGATCCTTCCAAACACCTTCCCGTGGCCACGtcagccctctcctctgccccagcttCCAGGGATTTGACTTCATCCCGGTATAACCCAAACCCCAGGTGCTGGGACCACGCGACTCCCTGCCGGAGCCCGTGGtcttggaggtgggggggggggggggcgcacgcctggaggcgggggggaacCGACCCCACTCACCGTCGTAATCGGGGAAGCAGATGCTGAGATGGACCTTCTTGATCTTTTCCTCGAACAGGTCCTTCTTgttgaggaagaggatgatggAGGTGGCGGCGAAGAACTTGTGGTTGCATATACTGTTGAAGAGGTGCAGGGATTCGTGCATGCGGTTCTGCGAACAGAGCGGGAGCGTTGGCACGGAGTATCGGCCGCGGAAAGAACTTAAAACCCCTTTtagctccccccccccaaaatacccccccccccccattcccacccccccaccccgcattCCCAAGACGAGAACTTTTCCCCGGCCTGCCGGGGATCGTCACAGCCGCCTGTCCCCTGCCCGCGCCGAGCATCCCTCATCCCCGTCCGAAAAGCCACGGCGCGAGCGATCCGGAGGAATCCCGGCCATGCTGAGGACGGGGAGCGGAGTTAAGCAGCTCCGATGCTCCCATCCCTCCCGGCACCTTTCTGGGATGCTCGGAAACGAAGGGCTCACGGTGGGAAAATGATGCGGGGAAACCTCGCGGCCCTTCCCAGGGCTGATGGAAGGTGccgtgtccgtcccccccggccccgatcCGGGCCGTGCTGCGGGATGCTGTTGCTGGATGGCGGGCCCCCTCCCCTCAGCCGTTCCCCCCGGCTTGGGAAAAGCgcgaggaaaagggaaaaaaatatctccgGTTTTAAAGCAGACGGGCAGTTTGGAGTTTGCTGCCGGGGCAGCCTcaggaggagaaggctccagccGAGCCGGGGTGTTGCTCTGCTGATGGAAGGTGGATCTCCTCCACCTttgggtggcagcaggagggtcCTCCAGGGGGGTCAGGGACGATGGTTTTGCCTTTTCCGTCCTCCCATTGGCCAAATCCTGCCCCATCCTGCGCCGGGGAAACCTCTGCCGAGGGCTTCGCTGGAAAGatgctctctctttcccccccccgcgTGCCTTACACGCGCCGATTCTTCGGGGCTGAGGGAGGGCTGAGTTCTCCTTGCCCGGCCCCGGCAAGCCAGCCCCGGAGGTGCCAGATCCCAATCCCAGCTCCCGGTGAAGCCATTTGGAAGCCGGAGGACCAAGGAGCATTCGTGGGACCGGCCGCTGTGGGAGATGCCGACAAGGATGCTTCGCCCCGGTGCCTTgggcaggggagcgggcaggCGGCTGCTTCTCCCGCTCGCCTCCTCCGCACCCCTCAATTCTTCCGAGAAATGACCCGTCCGGGGGCTCTCGGTGTTCCTCCTCTCCCGAATTCCACCCTCGGAGCTGCTTTTCCCCGCAGCATCCCTCACCGGGTGCCCGCAGGTGCTTTGCTCGGTGACCTCCTGCCGTCCTTCCCCCCGTCGCCGCTGCCGCTCGCTAAGGGGGGGGGCGTGTGGGGTGTGAAAGCCACCCCTTATCGCTGCTTTTCTGCCCGCCCcgggtctggggggggggcacagccaggcacGAGGTGCCTCTGGGCCGCATTTTCCTTCATCGAGATCATTTCGcgtctctcttcctccccttcgGGTTCCCTCGGGGCGGTTTTCCTGCATCCGGGAACGTTCCCCAGCGGGACGGTGGCTCTCGGGACGAGGTCGGTGTTGGGACCTCTTCGCCCCTGGCTGCTCGGAAGGACCCGGGGGGTTTCCTggtgggcagcggggagggcagaaCCCCGGCCCCACGACCCACGTTTCATCTCAGTGGGGCTGTTCGTGCCCCAGAAGAAGCGCTGACAGGTCGACTGGGTGCAACTGGGCGGGAGCCAGCTCCGTCCCGCGtctcccaccccttccctgcaTCACCCAAACCATCAACCACCACTGGGTTGAGGGGTTCCCTCCTTCTgtaacccacccccccacctccccagagcacCCGGCTCCTCTCCCCCGAGGCACCCCCTGGACCCCGACCCACCACTTCGTCGTCCTCCACCAGCACCATGTCGTAGGCGCTCAGCGCCCCGCAGAAGATGATGCAGGTCACCCCCTCGAAGCAGTGGATCCACTTCTTGCGCTCCGATCTCTGCCCTCCCACGTCGAACATCCTGGGGAGGGGACAAGGACGGGGCGGGAGGTGACGCGTCTGGTCCTGCCACCCACCGCGGGACGGTCCCAGCACCCTGTCCTCGGCGGCGTCGGGGATACGGTGACCCaccgtagaatggtttggggtggaagggacttCTAAAGGCCACCaagtccaaccccttgccatgagcagggacgtcttccaAGCCAaagctcaaagccccatccaacttggccttcAATGGTTTCAGGGCCGAgacattgaccacctctctgggcaacctgggccaggggctcaccaccctcacagcaaagaatttcttccccagatctcatctaaatctcccctctttcagtgtaaaacccttccccctcgtcccatggctcccctccctgctccagagtccctccccagctttcctggagccccttgagggactggaaggggctggaaggtctccccggaaccttctttTCTCCCGGGCGGAGGCAGTGGGGGTCACAGAGGGGCCACCCACCCACCTGAAATTCAGGTCTTTGACGGAGAACTTGGTCTCGATGATGCCCGTGGTCTTCACTCGGGATCGCAGCACGTCCTGCTCGTTGGGGAGGTACCCGGGGGCCGTGATCCTGTCCAGCTGGTTCAGGTAactgcgggggggggacgggagtGGACGTGACCCATTGCCATGGGGCTGCCCACATCTTCCCCCGCCGGCTTTTTGGGCATGGTTGGGGGGCTGAGCTCTGCCAAATGCCGGGACTCCAAGGCAGGGCCGttcctgggggagctgggggctgcagggacactggGCGGGGGGGCAACGGTGGGGGGCTACAGCCCACCGGCgctggtgggatggaggatggTCCCGGTGGGATGGAGAATggccctggtgggatggagggtgGCCCTGGTGGGATGGATGGTGGCACTGGTGAGATGGAGGATGgtcctggtgggatggagggtgGCTCTGGTGGGATGGATGGTGGCACTGGTGGGATGGAGAATGGTCCCGGTGGGATGGATGGTGGCACTGGTGGGATGGAGAATGGTCCTGGTGGCATGGGGAATGGTCCTGGTGGGATGGAAAATGGCACTGGTGGGATGGAGAATGGTCCTGGTGGGATGGATGGTGgcactggtgggatggggaatggtcctggtgggatggaggatggtcctggtgggatggaggatggcactggtgggatggaggatggCACTGGTGGGATGGAGGACGGCCCCAGTGGCATGGAGGATGGTACTGGTGGGATGGAGGGTGGCCCTGGTGGGATGGAAGATGGCACCAGTTGGATAGAGGATGGCactggtgggatggaggatggCCCCAGTGGGATAGAGGACACCACTGGTGGGATGGAGGACGGTGGTCCCGGGGTATTCCCGGGCTCAGGGAGTGCATCGATTTTGCCAGGCTGGGTGACAGATGGCAAtgagcagccgggggggggggtttcccaGACACCTCCTTGTCCCCCCTCCTCGTGCTGGTGACCCCACTCACTACGCGGCCGAGTCGTTGAGCTGGTACTCGGCGGCGCGGTCGAAGCACGCCTGCACCCCCCCGTCCTTCCACAGCTTCTTGATGCAGTCGACCAGCTCGGGGGGCATGGTCCCCTCCTCGATGGAGTCGGCCAGGTTGAAGAGCTGCCGGCCGTCGTCCTGCAAGAGGGACCCCTTCGCCACCGTCCCACCCGTCCCCTCAAAAAAGCCCCCGGGGCCGGGCAAAGACAGGTCGTTACAGACCCCAGCTCCGGGGGGTCCCCGGCCCCTCGGTtggcgggggccgcggggggggggggggacggacgacacacagggatggggacgacCGCCCCGACTGACCGCGTGGGACGACTCGGCGTAGTCGATGCCCAGCGTGGACATGGCGCGGATGATGGCCAGGATGGACTGCAGGATGTTGCCGTAGATGATGGCCTTGAACTCCATGCACTCCTCCGGCGTGTAGCCATCCTGGTGGATGatcctggggagggaaggggggggggggaacatgtgacgggggacagagggacatgggACGGGGGACAGACGGACACGGCGGCCTCAGCCCCGAGCTCCGCCACCCTGAGgtgccccctccttccctcccagcatcaccccaccCCGGGAACCAGCAAGGTGCCACCACCAGCATGACactggggggggtgtggtgtggggggggtgtgggggggtgtgttcTGCCACCCGCTGTGCCCCAACTGGGGGTGTCCAGGGGttgggtgacacccccccaccccacccccaattTGGGTGCCTGGTACTCACTTCATCTGCTTGACGATGGTGCTCTTGCCCGACTCTCCAGCCCCTGGaaaaggaggcgggggggggacgggacacgcaCCTCAGTGCTGGCCAGGGTGGGACAGACCCCAGGCCTGACGCCACAGTGACGGGCACCACGCAGGGACCCTCTTTCCTCCACTCCGGCCACCCAGCTTGGCCTCCTCCCACCGCTGCCGtcgtcccctccccacctcctgtcACCCGGTGCCGCGCCACACCTCGGGGACCCCCAGGGGTGGCGGGGACCCGCCGGGCTGCCTGTCCCCCGGGGTCCCacgcctcccgcccgccgcggccaCCGTCGGCGATGGCTTCGGTGCCGTAAGCGGCTTAGGGCAGCACAGGAAGCTGCTTAGAATTAGGGTGCTAATCGCCttgacccccaacccccccccacctgGCTAAGCCCCCGCCGCCGGTCCCTGCCCCGCGGGGCCCCGATGCCTCCCCGTGGGGTCGCCCCCCATGCCCCAGCGGGGTGCGGGGGGTCCCTCGAGGGActgtcccctcccgtcccctgcccagcggcggggtttgggggtgctggtggcaggaGCTCTCTGGCATCTCGGTgacccccccccgacacacagCCTGGCCCAGGTGGGACCCGGTGTCCTggtcccttccccatccccacgcTGTCCCCTTTGTCCCTGCCACCCATCTAGTTGCCACCAAGAGCCAATGCCACCGCCGGCTCTTCCCAGGCACACCCCCGGGGGGGACATCCAGCTGGCGGGACAACCTCAACTGGCTCATGACGACTCGTTTGCTAATGAGGGCTAACGAGCTGCAGGGAAGGGGCTCTCCTTGGGATGaagaaagggagagcaggaggagctggtgggattgggggctgcctgtccccatctccatctccccatctcctcatctccatctccatcatctctcCATcatctcctctccatctccatcccccttccctgtccccttccctgtccccatctccatccccatctccatccctgttccctgtccccttccctgtccccatctccatccccatctccatccccattccctgtcccgttccctgtccccatctccatccccctccccatccccattccctgtcccgttcccc is part of the Larus michahellis chromosome 21, bLarMic1.1, whole genome shotgun sequence genome and encodes:
- the GNAT2 gene encoding guanine nucleotide-binding protein G(t) subunit alpha-2 encodes the protein MGSGASAEDKEMAKRSKELEKKLQEDADKEAKTVKLLLLGAGESGKSTIVKQMKIIHQDGYTPEECMEFKAIIYGNILQSILAIIRAMSTLGIDYAESSHADDGRQLFNLADSIEEGTMPPELVDCIKKLWKDGGVQACFDRAAEYQLNDSAAYYLNQLDRITAPGYLPNEQDVLRSRVKTTGIIETKFSVKDLNFRMFDVGGQRSERKKWIHCFEGVTCIIFCGALSAYDMVLVEDDEVNRMHESLHLFNSICNHKFFAATSIILFLNKKDLFEEKIKKVHLSICFPDYDGPNTFEDAGNYIKTQFLDLNMRKDVKEIYSHMTCATDTQNVKFVFDAVTDVIIKENLKDCGLF